Proteins encoded by one window of Hyphomicrobium nitrativorans NL23:
- the ispG gene encoding flavodoxin-dependent (E)-4-hydroxy-3-methylbut-2-enyl-diphosphate synthase: MTQNRDPDRSPRRRSIAVNVAGVLVGGAAPVVVQSMTNTDTADIASTVAQVAALARTGSELVRITVDRDEAAKAVPHIREQLLKRGVTVPLVGDFHYIGHKLLAENPACAEALDKYRINPGNVGFKDKKDRQFADIIEIALKHDKPVRIGVNWGSLDQDLLTRLMDENAALPNPKDAREVMHEAIVQSALISAEQAEKLGMGADRIILSAKVSAVQDLIAVYRILARRCRYALHLGLTEAGMGSKGIVASTAALGVLLQDGIGDTIRISLTPEPGGDRTLEVKVGQEILQTMGFRSFVPVVAACPGCGRTTSTVFQELARDVETMIRDRMPEWKTRYPGVETLTFAVMGCIVNGPGESKHADIGISLPGTGERPAAPVFIDGKKAMTLRGPNIAADFKTLVEDYIERRFGVGSKREAV; this comes from the coding sequence ATGACCCAGAATCGCGATCCTGACAGGTCTCCCCGCCGCCGCTCCATTGCGGTGAACGTTGCGGGCGTGCTCGTCGGCGGCGCGGCGCCCGTCGTCGTGCAATCCATGACCAACACCGACACCGCCGATATCGCGAGTACGGTTGCACAGGTCGCCGCCCTCGCACGCACCGGCAGCGAGTTGGTCCGCATCACCGTCGACCGCGACGAGGCGGCCAAAGCCGTACCGCATATCCGCGAGCAGCTCCTGAAGCGCGGCGTGACCGTCCCCCTCGTCGGCGACTTCCATTACATCGGCCACAAGCTCCTCGCCGAAAATCCCGCCTGCGCGGAAGCTCTCGACAAATATCGCATCAACCCGGGCAACGTCGGCTTCAAGGACAAGAAAGACCGCCAGTTCGCCGACATCATCGAGATCGCACTGAAGCACGACAAGCCCGTGCGCATCGGTGTGAACTGGGGCTCGCTCGATCAGGATCTCCTGACGCGTCTGATGGACGAGAACGCCGCGCTTCCGAACCCGAAGGACGCGCGCGAGGTCATGCACGAAGCCATTGTGCAGTCCGCGCTGATCTCTGCCGAGCAGGCCGAGAAACTCGGCATGGGCGCCGACAGGATCATCCTCTCCGCCAAGGTCTCGGCGGTGCAGGACTTGATCGCCGTCTATCGCATCCTCGCCCGCCGCTGCCGCTACGCGCTCCACTTGGGCCTCACGGAAGCGGGCATGGGCTCGAAGGGCATCGTCGCCTCCACCGCGGCCCTCGGCGTGCTGCTGCAGGACGGCATCGGCGATACGATCCGCATTTCGCTGACACCTGAACCCGGCGGCGACCGCACGCTCGAAGTCAAGGTTGGCCAGGAAATCCTGCAGACGATGGGCTTCCGCTCGTTCGTACCGGTGGTGGCGGCCTGCCCGGGCTGCGGCCGCACCACATCCACCGTCTTCCAGGAACTCGCGCGCGACGTAGAGACCATGATCCGCGACCGGATGCCGGAGTGGAAGACGCGCTATCCCGGCGTCGAGACGCTGACGTTCGCGGTGATGGGCTGCATCGTCAACGGCCCAGGCGAGAGCAAGCACGCCGACATCGGCATCTCTCTTCCCGGAACCGGCGAGAGGCCGGCCGCTCCCGTCTTCATCGACGGCAAAAAGGCGATGACCCTGCGCGGGCCCAACATCGCCGCCGATTTCAAAACGCTCGTCGAGGATTATATCGAGCGCCGCTTTGGCGTCGGTTCAAAGCGCGAAGCTGTTTAG
- a CDS encoding Fur family transcriptional regulator: MSDAQARTPFPSPEKPNGRKLAKAIERAGEEFAAKNLRFTKLRQMVYEEIAATYASIGAYEILNRLADKGTRVAPISIYRAIDALLEAGVIHRLESKNAFFACRRMDHRTGRRPLFLSCEKCGAVGEVDGQHIFDLIGEAADGADFKARVKFVEVQGLCPRCAAKE; the protein is encoded by the coding sequence ATGTCTGACGCGCAAGCACGCACCCCCTTCCCGTCGCCGGAGAAGCCCAACGGACGCAAGCTCGCCAAGGCCATCGAGCGCGCCGGTGAGGAATTTGCGGCCAAGAACCTGCGCTTCACCAAGCTCCGGCAAATGGTCTACGAGGAAATCGCCGCCACCTACGCCTCGATCGGCGCTTACGAAATCCTCAACCGCTTGGCCGACAAAGGCACCCGCGTCGCACCGATCTCGATCTACCGGGCCATCGACGCCCTGCTGGAAGCGGGCGTCATCCACCGCCTCGAAAGTAAGAACGCCTTCTTCGCCTGCCGGCGCATGGACCACCGCACGGGCCGCCGCCCGCTGTTTCTCTCCTGCGAGAAATGCGGCGCCGTGGGCGAAGTTGACGGCCAGCACATCTTCGACCTGATCGGCGAAGCGGCCGATGGCGCGGATTTCAAGGCCCGTGTAAAGTTCGTCGAGGTCCAGGGCCTGTGCCCGCGCTGCGCGGCGAAGGAATAA
- a CDS encoding metal ABC transporter ATP-binding protein: MNERPGESAETSCASAHGAHSHSHGHQHTHDGTCCGGHGHAKRPPGADILISARALAVTRSGRAILSGVDLDIAAGEIVTIIGPNGAGKTTLVRALLGLERLDEGEVQRRRGLTIGYVPQRFDIDRTLPMTVARFLALGEGARASRIGAVLEEVGASRVANQQLGELSGGELQRVLLARALLNDPDLLVLDEPVRGVDYVGEAELYTLIGRLRDARGLGVLLISHDLHIVMANSDRVICLNRHVCCSGVPETVAQHPEYVRLFGRDEARAFAVYQHRHDHRHDLAGEPAPVGTDDGKDSPSGGAA, translated from the coding sequence ATGAACGAGCGTCCCGGCGAGTCCGCGGAGACGTCCTGCGCGTCGGCGCATGGCGCACATAGCCATTCTCACGGCCATCAGCATACCCACGACGGCACATGCTGCGGTGGGCACGGGCACGCCAAACGTCCGCCCGGCGCCGACATCCTGATCAGTGCCCGCGCGCTCGCCGTCACCCGCAGTGGCCGCGCGATCCTGTCCGGCGTCGATCTCGACATCGCAGCCGGCGAGATCGTCACGATCATCGGCCCCAACGGCGCCGGAAAAACCACGCTCGTCCGCGCCTTGCTCGGCCTGGAGCGGCTGGACGAAGGCGAGGTCCAGAGACGCCGCGGCCTCACCATCGGCTACGTCCCCCAGCGCTTCGACATCGACCGCACCTTGCCGATGACGGTCGCCCGCTTTCTGGCCCTGGGCGAAGGCGCGCGCGCAAGCCGCATCGGGGCCGTCCTGGAAGAGGTCGGCGCGTCGCGCGTGGCGAACCAGCAGCTCGGCGAGCTGTCGGGCGGCGAATTGCAGCGCGTCCTGCTGGCCCGCGCCCTTCTCAATGATCCGGATCTGCTTGTGCTGGACGAGCCCGTGCGCGGCGTGGACTATGTGGGCGAAGCCGAGCTTTACACGCTGATCGGCCGCCTGCGGGATGCGCGCGGCCTCGGCGTGCTGTTGATCTCGCATGACCTCCACATCGTGATGGCCAACTCCGACCGCGTGATCTGCCTCAACCGCCACGTCTGCTGCTCGGGCGTGCCGGAAACCGTGGCCCAGCATCCGGAATACGTGCGTCTGTTCGGCCGGGACGAGGCGCGCGCCTTCGCCGTCTACCAGCATCGTCACGATCATCGCCACGATCTGGCGGGCGAACCGGCCCCTGTCGGCACGGACGACGGCAAAGACAGCCCCTCCGGAGGCGCCGCCTGA
- a CDS encoding MFS transporter, protein MGWDVKATADGIVQSLPEMPTLSAESVSLPQAANWIIMGLLVLAVASALTRLLPRIWAATEQVLFSNWRLALIGSAALILSLAGGWVTWDGMRNFTGESVLSAMFTFGIHAVMLITAWLIGESFATGMNQMRVTSARKVNAPMIALSLIGFTLLIAALVAGIVLYGLSNDQLFYGLAAAGLVVLAVAGILIFSKSDVVQPYTQGVRIVAKNAMLWVMFLVCMSTSVFFSFDSRFNVIFPKDQRERAAEIRTTNQVAGVVADIGETISSRRITEAETLFQSQGWQAYEGQLASLSRASEGAEREIEAHFTRQMEAHRSAIAEQQERMTTATSGQAGLAGKKIVLTDELSRLKAERPGLAADLAGKKSELDARAREVDAKRVEAMAEEKGVEGTLKSGRGPMYRERVGELARLRDYYKIGEERVRDAEKRLGAVDTRITEIERELAGVDGELAKLRGEADTAGQRIAASEASQLGQEGQSVDPARVRAAFERARADFRQQPDQERLASLHQHCVQLYDAMISTEATKERVRDIDCDPKQAVEAAAVVFALNSGLKAFEANCAGGDKLPTVGGVDPLLGFGRKCLQDSGLPSADSSAMGARLSAIDLNRDDKAHNFVVSLNAFQDGNSLAYLALAIAIGMDALIFMSGLFGANAVRSPLSDVPSLKARNSQELNAMIEAALLPDTFRKARLVVQSMHPIENVEGYSNEVRLDELDPETAVQVRSVLNAGAVIGAVRRGGQAAHYLVRSELLEFLNTVVKRELERNPDKAERGLALDQFEDQLVVALLPDIGASCDAVMGALVPMDEDRGFTSQIDLEDVDDDERPAVLNVLNTGATFSLVQRVKGTESYFVHKDLYKTLARIRAREMARGGGRPPAADGGALISSASKQDPPQITDQTQRVEYKPSENDERVRAMSALVDPLGVDAESYVMLDAQVLRTAGQASEDFYALRRTQSGLDYFLRQGDDEARREFDRAFSREDQALRPGDGWKQRILNAVAEDLEQNWGIVMLLPNGPYERALGHIVEQLEPDNANEILAGDEKLLLATAQSLLKSLQSNARQSSADWMQLQSLFHQLQRVPVQQAGLGDGKRTLN, encoded by the coding sequence ATGGGCTGGGACGTGAAGGCCACGGCGGATGGCATCGTTCAGTCGCTTCCAGAGATGCCGACGCTCAGCGCCGAGAGCGTGTCGCTGCCTCAAGCCGCAAACTGGATCATCATGGGCCTCCTCGTGCTTGCGGTTGCAAGCGCGCTGACGCGGCTTCTGCCGCGCATCTGGGCGGCCACCGAACAGGTGCTGTTCTCGAACTGGCGGCTGGCACTGATCGGAAGCGCCGCGCTCATTCTTTCGCTCGCGGGCGGCTGGGTGACGTGGGACGGCATGCGCAACTTCACCGGAGAATCGGTGCTGTCGGCGATGTTCACGTTCGGCATCCACGCGGTGATGCTGATCACCGCGTGGCTCATCGGCGAAAGCTTCGCGACCGGCATGAACCAGATGCGTGTGACGTCAGCGCGTAAGGTCAACGCGCCGATGATCGCGCTTTCGCTGATCGGATTTACGCTGCTCATTGCGGCGCTTGTCGCGGGTATCGTTCTTTACGGTCTCTCGAACGATCAACTTTTCTATGGGCTCGCTGCGGCGGGGCTCGTGGTACTCGCGGTGGCGGGTATTCTGATCTTTTCGAAGAGCGACGTGGTGCAGCCCTATACGCAAGGCGTCCGGATCGTCGCCAAGAACGCGATGCTGTGGGTGATGTTCCTGGTCTGCATGTCGACCAGCGTGTTCTTCTCGTTCGACAGCCGCTTCAACGTGATCTTTCCGAAGGATCAGCGCGAACGCGCAGCCGAGATCCGCACGACGAACCAGGTTGCGGGCGTCGTCGCGGACATCGGCGAAACAATTTCGAGCCGGCGGATCACGGAAGCCGAGACGCTGTTCCAGAGCCAGGGCTGGCAGGCCTACGAAGGGCAGCTCGCTTCGCTCTCGCGCGCATCCGAAGGGGCCGAGCGGGAGATCGAAGCGCATTTTACGCGGCAGATGGAGGCGCACCGCTCCGCGATTGCCGAGCAGCAGGAGCGCATGACGACCGCAACGAGCGGACAGGCCGGGCTCGCGGGCAAGAAGATCGTCCTGACGGACGAGCTTTCGCGCCTCAAGGCCGAGCGGCCGGGGCTTGCGGCCGATCTCGCTGGCAAAAAATCGGAACTCGATGCGCGGGCGCGTGAAGTCGATGCAAAGCGCGTCGAGGCAATGGCGGAGGAAAAGGGCGTCGAAGGCACGCTCAAGTCCGGCCGGGGGCCCATGTATCGCGAGCGTGTGGGCGAGCTTGCGCGTCTCCGGGATTATTACAAGATCGGCGAAGAACGTGTGCGCGACGCCGAAAAGCGTCTCGGGGCGGTGGATACGCGCATCACGGAGATCGAGCGTGAGCTTGCCGGCGTCGATGGCGAGCTGGCGAAGCTCAGGGGCGAGGCCGATACGGCGGGGCAGCGGATCGCGGCGTCTGAAGCCTCTCAGTTGGGCCAGGAAGGACAGAGCGTCGATCCGGCGCGGGTGCGTGCCGCATTCGAGCGGGCGCGGGCGGACTTTCGCCAGCAGCCGGATCAGGAGCGCCTCGCGTCGCTGCATCAGCATTGCGTGCAGCTCTACGACGCGATGATCTCGACGGAGGCCACGAAAGAGCGCGTGCGCGACATCGACTGCGATCCGAAGCAGGCGGTCGAAGCGGCGGCGGTGGTGTTCGCGCTCAATTCGGGACTCAAGGCGTTCGAGGCGAACTGTGCCGGCGGCGACAAGCTGCCGACGGTGGGCGGCGTCGATCCGTTGCTCGGCTTCGGCCGCAAGTGTCTGCAGGACTCGGGACTGCCGAGCGCGGATTCGTCGGCGATGGGCGCGCGGCTTTCGGCCATCGATCTCAACCGCGACGACAAGGCCCACAACTTCGTGGTGTCGCTCAACGCGTTCCAAGACGGCAATTCGCTGGCGTATCTGGCGCTTGCCATCGCCATCGGTATGGATGCGCTGATCTTCATGAGCGGCTTGTTCGGCGCCAACGCCGTGCGTTCGCCGCTGTCCGACGTTCCAAGCCTCAAAGCGCGTAACTCGCAGGAGTTGAACGCGATGATCGAGGCGGCGCTGTTGCCCGATACGTTCCGCAAGGCGCGGCTTGTCGTGCAATCCATGCATCCCATCGAAAACGTCGAAGGGTATTCGAACGAGGTGCGGCTCGACGAACTGGATCCCGAGACCGCAGTGCAGGTGCGCAGCGTTCTCAACGCGGGTGCGGTGATCGGCGCGGTACGCCGCGGTGGGCAGGCCGCGCATTATCTCGTGCGCTCGGAGCTTCTCGAATTCCTCAATACGGTCGTGAAGCGGGAACTCGAACGCAACCCGGACAAGGCCGAGCGCGGTCTTGCGCTCGACCAGTTCGAAGATCAGCTCGTTGTGGCGTTGTTGCCCGACATTGGCGCTTCGTGCGATGCGGTGATGGGTGCGCTGGTGCCGATGGACGAGGATCGGGGCTTCACGTCGCAGATCGATCTCGAAGATGTGGACGACGACGAACGACCGGCCGTGCTCAATGTCTTGAACACGGGCGCGACGTTCTCGCTGGTTCAGCGGGTGAAGGGCACCGAAAGCTACTTCGTGCACAAGGATCTTTATAAAACGCTGGCCCGCATCCGTGCACGCGAGATGGCGCGCGGTGGCGGGCGCCCGCCTGCCGCGGATGGCGGTGCGCTTATATCTTCTGCTTCGAAGCAGGATCCGCCCCAGATCACGGATCAGACCCAGCGGGTGGAATACAAGCCGAGCGAGAACGACGAGCGGGTGCGGGCAATGTCGGCGCTGGTCGATCCGCTTGGGGTCGATGCGGAAAGCTACGTCATGCTGGATGCCCAAGTTCTCCGCACGGCGGGACAGGCGAGCGAGGATTTCTACGCGCTGCGCCGCACGCAGAGTGGCCTCGATTATTTTTTGCGGCAGGGCGATGACGAGGCGCGCCGCGAATTCGACCGTGCGTTTTCGCGAGAAGATCAGGCGCTTCGGCCCGGGGACGGCTGGAAGCAGCGCATCCTGAATGCCGTGGCGGAGGATCTCGAACAGAACTGGGGCATCGTGATGCTGCTGCCGAACGGTCCTTACGAGCGGGCGCTGGGTCATATCGTGGAGCAGCTCGAACCGGATAACGCGAATGAAATTCTGGCAGGCGACGAGAAGCTCCTGCTTGCGACCGCCCAAAGCCTGCTCAAAAGCCTACAGAGCAATGCGCGGCAGAGCAGCGCGGATTGGATGCAGCTTCAGTCTCTGTTCCATCAGTTGCAGCGCGTGCCCGTGCAGCAGGCTGGGCTGGGCGACGGGAAGCGGACGTTGAATTGA
- a CDS encoding GNAT family N-acetyltransferase, with amino-acid sequence MSRPDYRIAPARSERDVEDVRALFQAYAAWLGLDLMYQGFADELAGLPGKYAPPGGALLLARSDEGVPAGCVGLRPLDRQGCCEMKRLYVAPEARGHGVGRVLAHAVIAEATRIGYREIMLDSLPKLEQATAMYRRMGFRPIAPYYDTPVVATLFFSKRLGVEGASEG; translated from the coding sequence ATGAGCCGACCCGACTATCGGATCGCGCCTGCGCGCTCGGAGCGCGATGTCGAGGACGTGCGCGCGCTCTTTCAAGCCTACGCCGCGTGGCTGGGCCTGGATCTCATGTACCAGGGTTTCGCAGACGAACTGGCGGGATTGCCCGGCAAATATGCGCCACCTGGGGGCGCTCTGCTGCTTGCCCGCAGCGATGAGGGCGTTCCGGCCGGGTGTGTCGGGCTGCGACCGCTCGACCGGCAAGGGTGCTGCGAGATGAAGCGGCTTTACGTAGCGCCGGAGGCACGGGGGCATGGTGTGGGCCGGGTGCTGGCGCATGCCGTCATCGCCGAAGCGACGCGGATCGGGTATCGGGAGATCATGCTCGACAGCCTGCCGAAGCTCGAACAGGCAACCGCGATGTACCGGCGGATGGGCTTTCGCCCGATCGCGCCTTACTATGACACGCCCGTCGTCGCGACGCTCTTTTTCAGCAAGCGGCTCGGGGTTGAGGGGGCGAGCGAGGGCTGA
- the mtgA gene encoding monofunctional biosynthetic peptidoglycan transglycosylase, with the protein MAEKDTPEDAGETFREARPLPEGPRSEGVPAAPPDTLLAAEAQAPGEPLDQPPIEAREAGLPQSEAEPEPDLSPPEPAASPRTDAVERAFAEERAVPDVPADVAPPDEPKPFTAGLTVDAAPETDAPAQDEKPADTTPTDTAASTSAAADDNSASFTSAVEGLFRPSEASSDDTHLITTGRRFNPSLSVPAPAPQTAGHEADPPSTSTANRWKRHLWTGARYIAYAVAGYLALVVLLIILFRFVNPPGSMLMLSKLLGGTAIDRTWVPFEAISPALARSVIVSEDSRFCAHRGIDMQAMRLALEEASRGSPRGASTISMQVTKNLFLWNAKSYLRKVVELPLTLVMEAVWPKKRILEVYLNIAEWGPGVFGAEAAARHHFDKPASKLTEREAALLAAALPNPAIRVASNPGPRTSRMARVIQARVRAFGSVAQCVVTAPPPAPPAAAKPKTPPKTAPARKPPAAKKPPQKQESQDWAPTLRFGP; encoded by the coding sequence GTGGCGGAGAAGGACACGCCTGAGGACGCCGGAGAGACCTTCCGGGAAGCACGGCCGCTGCCCGAGGGCCCGCGGTCTGAAGGCGTCCCGGCCGCGCCGCCGGACACACTTCTCGCGGCCGAAGCCCAGGCACCCGGCGAGCCGCTGGACCAGCCGCCGATAGAAGCCCGCGAAGCGGGCCTGCCCCAGTCTGAGGCTGAACCAGAGCCGGACCTGTCGCCCCCCGAGCCTGCCGCAAGTCCCCGCACCGACGCGGTAGAACGCGCTTTCGCCGAAGAGCGCGCCGTACCGGATGTCCCCGCAGACGTCGCCCCGCCGGACGAACCGAAACCGTTCACAGCCGGACTTACGGTAGATGCAGCCCCGGAAACCGACGCCCCGGCACAGGACGAGAAACCCGCCGACACAACGCCCACCGATACGGCCGCGTCCACGTCGGCCGCAGCAGACGACAACTCCGCCTCGTTCACCTCCGCCGTCGAGGGACTGTTCCGCCCCTCCGAAGCGTCGAGCGACGACACGCACCTGATCACGACGGGCCGCCGGTTCAATCCGTCCCTTTCCGTCCCCGCACCCGCCCCACAAACCGCCGGACACGAAGCCGATCCGCCCTCCACATCGACCGCAAACCGATGGAAACGGCACCTCTGGACCGGCGCTCGCTATATCGCCTACGCCGTCGCGGGCTATCTGGCGCTGGTCGTGCTGCTCATCATCCTGTTCCGCTTCGTCAATCCGCCCGGATCCATGCTGATGCTGTCGAAGCTGCTCGGCGGGACCGCCATCGACCGCACCTGGGTGCCATTCGAAGCGATTTCGCCGGCGCTGGCTCGCTCCGTCATCGTGTCCGAGGATTCCCGTTTCTGCGCGCACCGTGGCATCGACATGCAGGCCATGCGCCTCGCGCTGGAAGAGGCGAGCCGCGGCTCCCCCCGCGGGGCCAGCACCATCTCGATGCAAGTCACCAAGAACCTCTTCCTGTGGAACGCGAAAAGCTATCTGCGCAAAGTCGTCGAGCTGCCGTTGACGCTCGTGATGGAAGCCGTCTGGCCTAAAAAGCGGATCCTTGAGGTGTATCTCAACATTGCCGAGTGGGGACCCGGCGTTTTCGGCGCGGAGGCCGCCGCCCGGCATCACTTCGACAAGCCCGCATCCAAGCTCACCGAACGCGAGGCCGCACTGCTGGCCGCCGCCCTCCCGAACCCGGCTATTCGCGTTGCGAGCAACCCCGGCCCGCGCACGTCGCGCATGGCCCGCGTCATCCAGGCCCGGGTCAGAGCCTTCGGCTCCGTGGCCCAGTGCGTTGTAACGGCCCCGCCCCCGGCTCCCCCGGCTGCGGCCAAGCCCAAAACTCCCCCCAAAACCGCCCCGGCCCGGAAGCCGCCCGCCGCCAAGAAGCCGCCGCAGAAGCAGGAAAGCCAGGACTGGGCCCCAACGCTACGGTTTGGCCCTTGA
- a CDS encoding metal ABC transporter permease, producing MEPFLLRAIAAAVALAVVAAPLGSLVIWNRMAYFGETIAQASLIGIALGLFLGIDITAPVIFATLVMAALLIGLSRQKIVPLDAILGLMHHGALALGVILTLSLTSGAADLMGFLFGDILAVTVTDLYWIYGGGVLVLAILAWLWQPLLRLAVHEELASAEGVNRDMVKAVFIVLLSLTIAIAIKIVGALLVIAFLIVPAVAARPLASTPERMAILAAVVGVASVVLGLWGSLTVDVPAGPAIVLVMAAIAGVSVGSAALARRT from the coding sequence ATGGAGCCGTTTCTCCTGCGCGCAATCGCGGCCGCCGTCGCGCTCGCCGTCGTGGCGGCCCCGCTCGGCTCGCTCGTGATCTGGAACCGCATGGCCTACTTCGGCGAGACCATCGCCCAAGCCAGCCTCATCGGCATCGCGCTCGGTCTGTTCCTCGGCATCGACATCACCGCGCCCGTGATCTTTGCCACGCTGGTCATGGCCGCTCTGCTCATCGGTCTGTCTCGCCAGAAGATCGTGCCGCTCGACGCAATCCTGGGCCTCATGCACCACGGCGCGCTCGCGCTCGGCGTAATCCTGACATTGAGCCTCACGAGCGGCGCGGCCGACCTCATGGGCTTCCTGTTCGGCGACATCCTCGCCGTCACCGTCACCGACCTCTATTGGATTTACGGCGGGGGCGTGCTGGTGCTCGCCATCCTCGCGTGGCTCTGGCAGCCCCTGCTCCGCCTCGCCGTGCACGAAGAGTTGGCCTCGGCGGAAGGCGTCAATCGCGATATGGTGAAAGCGGTCTTCATCGTTCTGCTCTCGCTCACCATCGCCATCGCCATCAAGATCGTGGGCGCCCTGCTCGTGATCGCGTTCCTCATCGTGCCCGCCGTCGCAGCCCGCCCTCTTGCATCCACACCGGAGCGCATGGCGATCCTGGCCGCCGTTGTCGGCGTAGCAAGCGTCGTCTTGGGCCTTTGGGGCTCGCTTACGGTCGACGTTCCGGCAGGCCCCGCAATCGTGCTTGTGATGGCAGCCATCGCCGGGGTGTCCGTCGGGAGCGCCGCGCTCGCGAGGCGAACGTAA
- a CDS encoding polyprenyl synthetase family protein, whose product MTFAQRLDRIAGLTEARLTTLVGANSQDSEDTGRSPSRLFEALRHATLGGGKRFRPFLVVESAALFGLPEEAALDTAAALECVHCYSLVHDDLPAMDNDTLRRGQPTVWKAFDEWTAILAGDALLTVAFETLSAPSTHPNAEVRLALIAGLSKAAGMDGMVGGQALDLEAERLAASQELTVREILHLQSLKTGALIRFACEAGAMLGEASPDARAALGRYGDAIGRAFQIADDLLDAEGCAETVGKAVSKDAAAGKATLVGLLGIEAARAALAQAEQDAVSALEPFGVRADMLIEAARFVSRREH is encoded by the coding sequence ATGACGTTCGCGCAAAGGCTCGATCGGATCGCAGGGCTAACGGAGGCCCGCCTTACAACGCTCGTCGGCGCGAATTCCCAGGATTCTGAGGATACGGGCCGCTCCCCTTCCCGTCTTTTCGAGGCCCTTCGTCATGCGACGCTTGGTGGTGGAAAAAGGTTCCGGCCGTTTCTTGTCGTAGAGAGTGCGGCTCTTTTCGGGCTTCCGGAGGAGGCCGCGTTGGATACGGCCGCGGCGCTCGAATGCGTGCATTGCTACTCGCTGGTTCACGACGATCTGCCCGCGATGGACAACGACACGTTGCGGCGAGGCCAGCCGACGGTGTGGAAGGCCTTCGACGAGTGGACGGCGATCCTGGCGGGCGATGCGCTGCTTACGGTTGCATTCGAAACCCTGAGCGCGCCGTCGACACATCCCAACGCGGAGGTCCGGCTGGCGTTGATTGCGGGTCTCTCGAAGGCGGCTGGCATGGACGGCATGGTCGGCGGGCAGGCGCTCGATCTCGAAGCGGAACGGCTGGCCGCGAGCCAGGAGCTAACCGTTCGCGAAATTCTGCATCTGCAAAGCTTGAAGACGGGTGCGCTCATCCGCTTCGCGTGCGAGGCGGGCGCGATGCTGGGCGAGGCGTCGCCAGACGCGCGGGCCGCGCTTGGCCGATATGGGGATGCGATCGGCCGGGCGTTCCAAATCGCGGACGATCTCTTGGATGCCGAGGGATGCGCGGAAACCGTGGGGAAGGCCGTCAGCAAGGATGCGGCGGCGGGCAAGGCGACGCTCGTCGGGCTCTTGGGGATCGAGGCGGCGCGGGCCGCGCTTGCGCAAGCGGAACAGGATGCGGTGTCCGCGCTGGAGCCGTTCGGTGTGCGCGCCGATATGCTGATCGAAGCCGCGCGCTTCGTGTCGCGCCGGGAGCATTGA
- the rpmF gene encoding 50S ribosomal protein L32 yields the protein MAVPRKKTSTMKRNQRRAHDALTAPTYVEDKESGERRRPHHIDLKTGKYRGRQILPAKSDI from the coding sequence ATGGCTGTTCCTAGGAAAAAAACGTCTACCATGAAGCGGAACCAGCGCCGCGCACACGACGCGCTGACCGCCCCGACCTACGTCGAGGACAAGGAGAGCGGCGAGCGCCGCCGTCCCCACCATATCGACCTCAAGACCGGCAAGTACAGGGGCCGGCAAATTCTCCCGGCGAAATCCGACATCTGA